Proteins from a genomic interval of Oxyura jamaicensis isolate SHBP4307 breed ruddy duck chromosome 10, BPBGC_Ojam_1.0, whole genome shotgun sequence:
- the MFGE8 gene encoding lactadherin isoform X2, whose product MEPARRWRALLLLGLGLSLLLVVAGDFCNVNHCQNGGTCLTGINEAPFFCICPEGYVGIDCNETEKGPCHPNPCHNNGECQLVPNRGDVFTDYICKCPAGYDGVHCQNNKNECSSQPCKNGGTCLDLDGDYTCKCPSPFFGRSCHVRCAVPLGMEGGAISDAQLSASSVHYGFLGLQRWGPELARLNNHGIVNAWTSSNYDKSPWIQANLLRKMRLSGIVTQGARRVGKSEYIRAYKVAYSLDGKEFTFCKDEKQDTDKVFQGNVDYGTMQTNLFDPPITAQFIRIYPVVCRRACTLRFELIGCEMNGCSEPLGMKSRLISDQQITASSVFKTWGIDAFTWHPHYARLDKTGKTNAWTALHNGQAEWLQIDLRDPKKVTGIITQGARDFGHIQYVAAYKVAYSDNGTSWTVYRDSQTNSTKIFHGNSDNYSHKKNVFDVPFYARFVRILPVAWHNRITLRVELLGCDE is encoded by the exons ATGGAGCCAGCAAGGCGGTGGCGAGCgctgctcctcctggggctggggctctcgctgctgctggtggtggccG GTGACTTCTGCAACGTCAACCACTGTCAGAACGGGGGCACCTGCCTGACCGGCATCAACGAGGCCCCCTTCTTCTGCATCTGCCCTGAAGGCTATGTGGGGATTGACTGCAACGAGACAGAGAAAG gtCCCTGCCACCCTAACCCTTGCCACAACAATGGCGAGTGCCAGTTGGTCCCAAATCGAGGGGACGTCTTCACCGACTATATCTGCAAGTGCCCCGCGGGGTACGACGGGGTGCACTGCCAGAACA ACAAGAACGAgtgctcctcccagccctgcaaaaACGGAGGCACCTGCCTAGACCTGGATGGCGACTACACCTGCAAGTGCCCTTCTCCCTTCTTCGGGAGATCCTGCCACGTCC GCTGTGCCGTTCCCCTGGGCATGGAAGGAGGAGCCATCTCGGACGCGCAGCTCTCGGCCTCCTCCGTCCACTACGGCTTCCTCGGCCTCCAGCGCTGGGGGCCGGAGCTCGCCCGCCTCAACAACCACGGCATCGTCAATGCCTGGACCTCCAGCAATTACGACAAGAGCCCGTGGATCCAG GCCAACCTGCTGAGGAAGATGAGGCTGAGCGGCATCGTCACGCAAGGCGCTCGCCGCGTGGGGAAGTCGGAGTACATCCGCGCCTACAAAGTGGCCTACAGCCTGGACGGCAAGGAGTTCACCTTCTGCAAGGACGAGAAGCAGGACACGGACAAG GTTTTCCAGGGGAATGTGGACTATGGCACCATGCAGACCAACTTGTTCGACCCTCCCATCACGGCCCAGTTCATCCGCATCTACCCCGTGGTGTGCCGCCGCGCCTGCACGCTGCGCTTCGAGCTCATCGGCTGTGAGATGAACG GTTGCTCGGAGCCTCTGGGCATGAAATCCCGCCTGATCTCTGACCAGCAGATCACAGCCTCCAGCGTCTTCAAGACGTGGGGCATCGACGCCTTTACCTGGCACCCCCATTACGCCCGCCTGGACAAGACGGGCAAGACCAACGCCTGGACGGCGCTGCACAACGGGCAGGCCGAGTGGCTGCAG ATTGACCTCCGGGACCCGAAGAAGGTGACGGGCATCATCACGCAAGGCGCCCGCGACTTCGGCCACATCCAGTACGTGGCAGCCTACAAAGTGGCCTACAGTGACAACGGCACCTCCTGGACCGTGTACCGGGACAGCCAGACCAACAGCACCAAG ATTTTCCACGGCAACAGCGACAACTACTCGCACAAGAAGAACGTCTTCGACGTGCCCTTCTACGCCCGCTTCGTGCGCATCCTGCCCGTGGCCTGGCACAACCGCATCACGCTGCGCGTCGAGCTGCTGGGCTGCGACGAGTAG
- the MFGE8 gene encoding lactadherin isoform X1, producing MEPARRWRALLLLGLGLSLLLVVAGDFCNVNHCQNGGTCLTGINEAPFFCICPEGYVGIDCNETEKGPCHPNPCHNNGECQLVPNRGDVFTDYICKCPAGYDGVHCQNNKNECSSQPCKNGGTCLDLDGDYTCKCPSPFFGRSCHVRCAVPLGMEGGAISDAQLSASSVHYGFLGLQRWGPELARLNNHGIVNAWTSSNYDKSPWIQANLLRKMRLSGIVTQGARRVGKSEYIRAYKVAYSLDGKEFTFCKDEKQDTDKVFQGNVDYGTMQTNLFDPPITAQFIRIYPVVCRRACTLRFELIGCEMNVYFNTAGCSEPLGMKSRLISDQQITASSVFKTWGIDAFTWHPHYARLDKTGKTNAWTALHNGQAEWLQIDLRDPKKVTGIITQGARDFGHIQYVAAYKVAYSDNGTSWTVYRDSQTNSTKIFHGNSDNYSHKKNVFDVPFYARFVRILPVAWHNRITLRVELLGCDE from the exons ATGGAGCCAGCAAGGCGGTGGCGAGCgctgctcctcctggggctggggctctcgctgctgctggtggtggccG GTGACTTCTGCAACGTCAACCACTGTCAGAACGGGGGCACCTGCCTGACCGGCATCAACGAGGCCCCCTTCTTCTGCATCTGCCCTGAAGGCTATGTGGGGATTGACTGCAACGAGACAGAGAAAG gtCCCTGCCACCCTAACCCTTGCCACAACAATGGCGAGTGCCAGTTGGTCCCAAATCGAGGGGACGTCTTCACCGACTATATCTGCAAGTGCCCCGCGGGGTACGACGGGGTGCACTGCCAGAACA ACAAGAACGAgtgctcctcccagccctgcaaaaACGGAGGCACCTGCCTAGACCTGGATGGCGACTACACCTGCAAGTGCCCTTCTCCCTTCTTCGGGAGATCCTGCCACGTCC GCTGTGCCGTTCCCCTGGGCATGGAAGGAGGAGCCATCTCGGACGCGCAGCTCTCGGCCTCCTCCGTCCACTACGGCTTCCTCGGCCTCCAGCGCTGGGGGCCGGAGCTCGCCCGCCTCAACAACCACGGCATCGTCAATGCCTGGACCTCCAGCAATTACGACAAGAGCCCGTGGATCCAG GCCAACCTGCTGAGGAAGATGAGGCTGAGCGGCATCGTCACGCAAGGCGCTCGCCGCGTGGGGAAGTCGGAGTACATCCGCGCCTACAAAGTGGCCTACAGCCTGGACGGCAAGGAGTTCACCTTCTGCAAGGACGAGAAGCAGGACACGGACAAG GTTTTCCAGGGGAATGTGGACTATGGCACCATGCAGACCAACTTGTTCGACCCTCCCATCACGGCCCAGTTCATCCGCATCTACCCCGTGGTGTGCCGCCGCGCCTGCACGCTGCGCTTCGAGCTCATCGGCTGTGAGATGAACG TGTATTTCAACACGGCAGGTTGCTCGGAGCCTCTGGGCATGAAATCCCGCCTGATCTCTGACCAGCAGATCACAGCCTCCAGCGTCTTCAAGACGTGGGGCATCGACGCCTTTACCTGGCACCCCCATTACGCCCGCCTGGACAAGACGGGCAAGACCAACGCCTGGACGGCGCTGCACAACGGGCAGGCCGAGTGGCTGCAG ATTGACCTCCGGGACCCGAAGAAGGTGACGGGCATCATCACGCAAGGCGCCCGCGACTTCGGCCACATCCAGTACGTGGCAGCCTACAAAGTGGCCTACAGTGACAACGGCACCTCCTGGACCGTGTACCGGGACAGCCAGACCAACAGCACCAAG ATTTTCCACGGCAACAGCGACAACTACTCGCACAAGAAGAACGTCTTCGACGTGCCCTTCTACGCCCGCTTCGTGCGCATCCTGCCCGTGGCCTGGCACAACCGCATCACGCTGCGCGTCGAGCTGCTGGGCTGCGACGAGTAG
- the HAPLN3 gene encoding hyaluronan and proteoglycan link protein 3, with amino-acid sequence MLLLLLLLEATLLQLAGGSYHPFYNGFYYNHVMNDKGNGHEKVAYFNGAKLVVETPRDPIYSSSGSNVTLPCHYRFEPDQEGKRKIRIKWSKLRDDYTKEQDVLVAIGKTYIAFGDFRGRAHLHQGGRHEASLVISDVRLQDDGKYRCEVIDGLEDESDVVDLQLQGIVFPYQPPRGQYRLNFHEAEQACQEQAAIIATFSQLFQAWSEGLDWCNAGWLADGTVQYPIRLPRKPCGGLHLAPGIRSYGLRHQHLHRFDVFCFSSALRGEIFYLERPAGLTLEEAKQACQDAGAEIARVGHLYSAWKFLGLDRCNAGWLADGSVRYPIAKPRANCGPPEPGVRSFGFPSKGRFGVFCYKER; translated from the exons atgctgctgctcctgctgctccttgaggccaccctgctgcagctggccgGCGGCTCCTACCACCCCTTCTACAACGGCTTCTACTACAACCACGTCATGAACGACAAGGGCAACGGGCACGAGAAAG TGGCTTACTTCAACGGGGCAAAGCTGGTGGTGGAGACCCCCAGAGACCCCATTTACAGCTCCAGCGGCTCCAACGTCACCCTGCCCTGCCACTACCGGTTCGAGCCCGACCAGGAGGGCAAGCGCAAGATCCGCATCAAGTGGTCCAAGCTGCGGGACGACTACACCAAGGAGCAGGACGTGCTGGTGGCCATCGGCAAGACCTACATAGCCTTCGGGGACTTCCGAGGCCGTGCCCACCTCCACCAGGGCGGCCGGCACGAGGCCTCGCTGGTCATCAGCGACGTGCGCCTGCAGGACGATGGCAAGTACCGCTGCGAGGTCATCGACGGGCTGGAGGACGAGAGCGATGTGGTGGACCTCCAGCTGCAAg GCATCGTGTTCCCCTACCAGCCTCCCCGCGGGCAGTACCGCCTCAACTTCCACGAAGCCGAGCAAGCGTGCCAGGAGCAGGCTGCCATCATCGCCACCTTCAGCCAGCTCTTCCAGGCCTGGAGCGAGGGGCTGGACTGGTGCAATGCGGGCTGGCTGGCCGACGGCACCGTGCAGTACCCCATCCGCCTGCCCCGCAAGCCCTGCGGGGGGCTGCACCTCGCCCCGGGCATCCGCAGCTACGGCCTGCGCCACCAACACCTGCATCGCTTCGAtgtcttctgcttctcctccgCGCTCCGAg GAGAGATTTTCTACCTGGAGCGCCCGGCTGGGCTGACGCTGGAGGAAGCCAAGCAGGCGTGCCAGGACGCGGGAGCTGAGATCGCCAGGGTGGGACACCTCTACTCCGCCTGGAAGTTCCTGGGGCTGGACCGCTGCAACGCCGGCTGGCTGGCGGACGGCAGCGTCCGCTACCCCATCGCCAAGCCCCGAGCCAACTGCGGCCCCCCCGAGCCCGGCGTCCGCAGCTTCGGCTTCCCCAGCAAGGGcaggtttggggttttctgCTACAAGGAGAGATAA